Genomic segment of Colletotrichum destructivum chromosome 5, complete sequence:
TCTTTCTGTGCAGCCCATTGTCCAACAATCGTGAACCAGTTGGATAGATACTGCATAGCGTAAAGCAACGTCATTGATTCTCGGGATTATGAGCTCAACGAGAACAAAATCATTATTTCATCTTTGATATCAATTGCATTGCACTGTCACCTAAGCACGGTCACTCTGTCATACGGATTCTTCAGAGTGAATCACTTGTCACTCTATCAAAGCGTTTTGAACTACAATCTCGAATATCTGGTCCACTTGAATAACGTAGTACATCAAAACCAGCACTTTCGCCAAACCGAGGCTTGCATTCCGATGGTTCTCAATCGTTCTACATCCTCCAATCTCCCCCAATACACCCATGGGGGGTTCTATCTAATGTCCACTGTGCTCATGGCCAAGGTGCGGCGACTCGGCGGCACCAAGGCTGTCACCCTGCCCATCAGGGTACGCGGGCCCTAGAACCACAATGTTAATGCCCGGATCTCAAGTTGGAAGACGGGTAGCCAAGTCCTTACCCATTGTGGGATGCATCAGCCAGTCTGGCTTCATCATGTCGACAGCACGCTCATGCGTCCACGCGGCCAGTCGGTCCCACCTGACACACTGGTGCGATGTTGCATTGGCAATGGGCATTCGTTGGTCGGCGTGCCAGCTATAGGTGATGAGCCCGATGTCAGCGTGGCACATGGCCGATTGCCGGAGAAAATCAATGCAGTGCTCTGTAAGAGGGTAAGATGTCTGTCAGTCCATAAAGCTATATTTTGCCACGGGTCGAGCCGATGGTCGTGGCGCTGGGGCAAAAGGGGGTTCGGCCATACCGTTATGCAGCCGGTTGAGCTCCTTCTGGTGCGTAGAGAGCCCTGGAAAGTAGTGGTCCGAGTACATGAAGTGGTGGATGCGCTTCAAGCAGTGCAGCTCGTGATAGACGTTCAGAGTGCCGATGTAGCGGCCGCCCTCGGGTacctcgacggccgtgtCCTGCCGCCCATAATGCTGGATATACTCGGGTTCGAGCAGAATGTTCTCGTCTGGCACAGCACACGTGAGCGAGCGAACGAACGCGAAGAGATAAGACGGAAAAGTGCCGTACCATTGAGAAGGTCATGCCACGCCTTGTCGAGCTGCGCGCTCGGCTTGCCGGTGTAGAGGCTCCCGTCTTGAATgcggtcctcgaggtcgaagccTTTCTCTGCATACTCCACAACACTTCTGGCCGGGGCTAAACAAGGCATTGCCACTATTAGCCTTTGGAGGTGTGACTAGCCGGAGGAGCATAAAGATGTACTTACAAAAGGGGAGTCCAGGATATCGAGGAGGACTGGCATTGGCAACCAAGGACAGGACAAAGAGATAAATGGCGAACAAAATAACGTGGAAGGCCAGAAAGCGACCGTTTCTCCAGAGGGGCTGGCGCGGTGAAGCTGCCTCTCTGTGTGCAGTGTGGTGGCCCTTTTCGAGCAAGCCGTCGTCCGAGTTGTGGTCCACAGAGATGCGATGTCCGGCAGCTGTGATTCCGCCCAAGATTGAAGAATAGTCTCCTCCCGCTCTGGGCTTCGTTAGCCATGCTCGCTGGCCTAGCTTTTGGAAAAATGCAGTGGTCATGATGTCTAAAGTCCTATAGTTGGCCTAGACAGACAGTTTTCTGAGGAGCAAAGCAATGAGCAGCTGATCATAGAATCCGGGTTACAAGACCATCTCAGCACAGTTCATCTCCATTCCAGGAGGCGGGCTTGTTGGCCCCATTTCCCCCCTTAAGCGCCATTGCTCTTGAATTCCACGTGACCATCTTCTTACAATCGTACGGCCTGTACTTGCTGGTCAGCGCCAGCGCTCGATGACAAGCAAGGCTTGGCGTGGCGGCAAGGGGTCGACTCCTCTAGCCGCACCATGACATGCATGACATGCATGACATGTATGACATGACCTGCAGGTAAAGATGCTGCTTTACTTACCATGACAATACACACATACATTCATACACAACCTCGTACGCGTGACCCACGGCTGCTTCGATGATGTGGTGTCCTGCCCAACCCCGACTTTGGTATCCCCATGAGTCCCCGCGCTCTGGTTttgtcgtgaatagggtCTGTCGGTCGGGAGTACCACCAGCCATCCTACGTGCTGCCGCCATTGTTCATTCGTCTTTCAGTGTTCCCGTTATGATGCATCGCTCGCAACACATTGAGCTTGCCCAAGGCAGCGATGCCGACTCGGTTTCAGACGACGATACGACAGCCGCTCTGTTTGATGCATTTGTGCCGCTGGAGAAAGCACCTGCTCACAATGGCGCTGTAAAGGTGGTTACGCTTCGGGCTATCCTGCTGGGCAGTCTCTGTGGCGCATTAGTCAACGCTTCCAACATCTACCTTGGCCTCAGGGCAGGatggacgtcgtcggcgaatATGATTGGTGTATGTGTTATACATGGACCTGAACTGAACTGCGGACTACATGCGTTGCATCgtgactgatcagctgccCAGGTAGGCCATGGTCGGCTTTGCGGTCCTGAAGAGATACGCAGCCGGGTCGACACAGCCCTTTGGCCCTCATGAAAACAACATAGTGCAGACCGTTGCCACGGCCTCCGGGGGCATGTCGAATGTCTTCATTTCCGGCATTCCGGCCCTGTACCAGCTCGGGCTGCTGCGTACGCCGGTGCAGGATTTCTTCCGCATCGTGtcgctcgtcgccgtcggcggatACTTTGGTCTCCTCTCCGTGGCCCCGCGTGAGCATTCCATTCTCAGAGCCCGCCTCCAGACGAGCATCCAATTTCTCCATCTTTTTGCTAACTGGCCCGGTAACCCAGTGCGCAAGCTCTTTATCGAGGATGTGGCCCGAGACCTTGATCTCgttttcccctcctccatggccacggctATGAGCATTCATAGCATGCACTCGGCcgctgatggagaagaggcaGCCCGTCCCAAGTTGAAAGCAACCATCTATGCTTTTGgggcggccatggtgctCAGGGTCATCTCCCAGTACGCGCCGGGCCTTCTCTGGGTATGTACATAGTAACATCACACCATGACTCCAAGCGCCCAGTTCTTCCACTGCCGCCTCCTGCCGACGTGCGGCTAGAGGCCCATTTCCTAGATTGTCACCTTCACGATCCCAGTCACTAAAAGTAAATATAGGAGTGGCATGTGTTTACCTGGCTCGCGAACGCAAACATTTTCCGCAGTCTGGCCATTGCTGCAGAGAGCTGGGGATGGCTTATAGAGCTGTCTCCAGCGATGATGGGCTCAGGCATGTTGGTTGACTTCAAAGTAGCCTGCTCGTTCTTTGCCGGGTCTGTTCTGGCATGGTAAGTGTCTCCGATCCGCTTTCTCATAGCTCCGAGTACTTTTCCCCCCGCAGTCCATACAACCCTCTGTGTATCAGTAAGCGTAAAACCTCTAACGCTGTCGCTGGTACGAATAAAGGGGGCTCCTAGGACCGTATCTTGTGGAACATGGCATTGCCTTTGGGCAGCCGGTCTCTACCAGTGAGGAGGGATGGGCAGGCCTAATATCGTACAAATCCATGTCAGACGACTTTGCAAGTGTGAGCCACCCAAGTCCCAGGTACTGGTTGCTATGGCCTGGCGTGATTTGCACACTTGCGGTTGCCTTCGCCGGTACGTGTGACAAACCCCTCCCTTAGAAAGAGGAATTCTTGCCGGTCTTGACCTCATGCTGACCAAGGACATTGGAAACAGAGCTATGTTGTCAATGGCGTCTGTTTTGGAATCTCGCACTGATCTCTTCCAAAGCAGCCAGCGCGAGGCTCATGGGACTGCTTATGAGATACAGGCGGAGGTCGTCGGGCAAGTACGACATTTTGGCAGACCAAGACATCCAAGCCACGGTCGAAAATGACAAAGAAGCAGCGAAAAGGGGACCGGGAGAGGAAGACATTGCCACGTGGATGTGGGCGCCCGGTGCCTGCGTACTCGTCATCCTAGCCGTCCTGCTCACATATTGGCAGTTTGACATGCCGCTCCTTGAGTCTGTACTCGCCCTCGTCTTGTCGTTTGGCATGTCGCTCGTTGCCATTCAAGCGACGGGTGCAACGGGTTAGTATCACAACTTCTCGCAACCCATAATATGTCTACTGCTCCAGCATGTGCAGCACATGGTGCCCAGCAGTCGTAGCGAATCACCTCGCTGACTCGACGCCATCCTAGATACGACCCCAATCAACTCCATCTCCAAGGTTTCACAAGCCGTCCTGAGCGGCGTTACACAAGCGACGGGCGGAAGCATAATCGATGCCCAGCGCCTGAACCTGCTCGGCGCCAGCCTCACGAACATAGGGGCCAACCAGGGTGTCGGTACGACTCGTCCCCTCATCCCCTATTTGCATGACATGGAGAGGGGTCATCAACTAACACCAGGTGCCATGGCATCAAAGACCTCATAGGCGACTTTCGGGTCGGCTTTCTCCTGCGCACCCCGCCACGCCTGCAGTACGCCGCCCAACTCATTGGGACACTGGTCGCGACGCTTGTGGCGCCgtccgtcttcgtcctcttcgccACAGCGTACCCGTGCATCATCGCCAGCCCATCGTCAGAAGGCGAGACGGGCGCACGAGCGTGCGAGTTCCCGGGGCCCGCGATCGCGGCTTGGcgagccgtcgccgtctccgccagcgcgccgacgccgccggtgccTCCCTCAAGCGCCCGTTTCTcggccggcctcgccgttgtATCGGTTCTCCTGGTCGTGGCGAGGCGCTtcgtggtcgtcggcgcGTGGCGGGGGGGCCAGCGCTTCATGCCCAACATGATGATCTTCGCCCTGGCATTTACGCTGCCGTCCCCGCAGACGAGCGTGTCCATGATGCTGGGTGCCGTTGCTGCCAAGGTGTGGCGGTGGAAGGGCCCCGTAGGTTTTGAGAGGAATTTGTTCGCTGTTGCGGCCGGGCTGGTGGCCGGTGAAGGCATTGGGGGAACGGTCAATTGCGTCTTGTCGATTCTGGGCGTCGGGGGCCAGCGATGGTCACTCGGTCTTGGGTGTCCCGCGGGCCGATGTTAGAGGCCTGTCTTATTCGTACGTTCAGATCATGAGAAATGATGTCGGCGCTCAGCATAGCAAACTTATAGCCAGGAATATCACTAAATGAAAAGACTTCAAGTTAGGGTCGAAGCGTACGTCACTGAAATACTTGAGGAGCCAACAGATGCGTTCGGGCATTTGGCTTATAGTCTTCTCGACCTTATAATTATCTCCTCGGCTCTGGCTACACCACCGGAGATTGACAGGGGTTCCATAATTTGATCATTCACTGTAGGACTTGCGATACCAGGTAGTTGAGCATTCTTGTATATTGTTAAAAGTCGAGGCAGAGTTTACCTGTCTGTGATGTACCACGGCCTGATGGACCGAAACCCCCACTGTAGAGCATGTTGTTTGAAATCAGGGAACCACTGTTCGTTGATTAGACGACTTTCTGACACTGATaggaaggggagagaagaTATtcaaagaagaagaagagctcACCGGAGTGCCAAAGCCACTTGCCGCGTCCCACCCTTCTACGGCAGGAAACCCATCCGTATCACAACCCGTGGCAGAGCCAACCGTGATATCCCTGAAAGCTtttgcgccgccgcccgcatACAGCCAAGGGTTCAAGAAGCCCAGAGTGGGtttgccctcggcgacgagcgcATCGTTGACCAGAGCCACGACAGCGGCAAAAATGGGCGCCGAGGCACTGGTCCCATCCACGACCCTGGTCGTCCCGTTCCATATCGTCATGATCCGATAGCCCATGGCAGCAACGTCGGGGTAGGCCCGGCCGTGCGGGTTGTAGAGCCCGTCATGCTTCCCACCGAGCCGGGCTATGTACGAGCTGACGGCGTGGTCCTGGTAGCTTGGCCGGGAAAAATACTCGCTGAAGCCCCCGCCGCTCACGAACCCGTTCCGTTCGTTGTAGGCGACCCTCTGCGGGTTGATCCCCCGCGTCGCCGCAACCGACGTGCCGTAGGGGCAGCTCTCGGGGAAGCGTGCTACGAAGCGCAGCGCCGTCCCGTTGGGCGCGTGGCATGTTCCCGGGGCTCCGACGCCCCAGTCGCCCGATCCGAACACAACGGTCACGCCGCGCGCGCCCAGCTGCGCGAAGCCGTTGCAGACCCGCCTGGCGTAGGAGGGGGGAACGGTGTACTCGGTGTCGGCGTACGACGTGCTGATCACGGCGGGGAGCTCGGGCTGGGCGATGACGTGCTGCAGCCAGGCCAGGAAAGGCTCGTTGGTGTTTTCTGGGAACGAGGGGTCGGGGTTGTACGGAGGTAGGGGCCCGCCCGTGCTGTACGTCACCAGGCGTGTGGGATATCCGATGCTGAGCATGACCTGGGCGTCTAGATTGCCCTCGCGGCCCTGACGAATGTCTAGCTGGGACTGGGTGGCGGGCTCCTGTTGGTTGACAGCACCGTTGAAATTCACAGTCGCAAACTCGTCCGCGGCATCCGCAGCCTCTGGTCGATGGTTCTCCAGGTACAGGCGTATGTCGGACCGGTTGTTGAACTCGCCCCAGTAGTTGGAAAGGCCCATACTGTTTGTCTCCGGGGCTTGGGCTGTGTAGCCCAGCGTTCCGTACAAGGCACGGAGACAGATGGGAGCCACAGCGCTTGTATTGCAAGCCTGCTCCGGCGTCAAATCGATAGGGGGGTTGCTGAGGTCTACTCCCTCTGCCGCAGCgaccccgtcgtcgacggcctctgCGGCATCGTTCAGTGAGGAGGGTGTCGATGCGTTGACCTTGTCATCGCTCCTGCGCCCCTGGCGTGGGCTCTTGGTGGTGAAGAATGATGTTGTCGGGTGGACGATGTCGATTCTGTCATGGAGATGGAGCGGGAGAGACCATTCTGCAGCGCGGACGAGCTCTTGGTCGCCATTTCTGTATACGTGGTACGATGTCTGAAGGAGCCTCTCAGCCGCAGCAATGGTCAAGTCCGGGACGATGACCCAGTCCTTCCCCGTGCTGAACTTGAAGCTGTGTGCACTTATTCCGCACTCCACGAGCCAGTCATGTATGGCGTCGATGGTTTCCTCCGAGGGTCGCATCAATTCCTTGACTTGGTCGGCAGACAGATAGTGCCGAAACCTTTCATGGAACGGGTCTGAAATCTCGTCCAAGTGGCGCTCGAGCTGCCCAGAACTCTCCGGTTGCAGGCCAATATGGAGCGATATGCGGCCATCTTTGGGCGCTCTTGCAACAAGATGCCATCCGCGAGGTACCTCATGACGCTCCTTGATGGGATTCTGAGTGGACCTCGCTGAGACGGTCGGGATGAATGGTGAATGGAGATAACACCAGAGGACTGTTACGATAAGACGACTGGCGATGGACAGCAGCATGATGTTCGAGTATACGGCAGCATGCAACCCGAGAATGGGGCCAAAGCTGGTCAGTCCAGACGGTTGAACATTGCATGTGGCAACATCATGAAGGGAAGCACATGGACTCGGACGAGCAGCTCACAACACCGCTAAGCACGATCAAAATGCCAACCACGACTGGACTATCGAGTGTTGTTGCTTAGCACGACAAAGGTCCACATGCTGTAACGAAACAAACTATGTGAACGCACCCGCTGGGGATGTTTCTGAGTCGAAATGCGGGATAGACGCTTGagagggtgtgtgtgtgtggcttGGCACTTACACGTAGGGTCACACCCAATGCAGGGTCATAATGCAGGGTGACACCACAACGGTCAGCTTAGTAAAACAACTCAAACTTCTTACCGCCACATTACAGTGTCACAACCTAAAAGGATTGTCACTTAGTATGTATCATCTTCGAACAGAGGTCACGTGTATCTAGAACGCAGTCAGCTTGCAGCAATGCAACATTGCAGCGCAGGGTTGCCTCGAGCAAGACTGCATGTCTGGAGCCCTGCAGAGCCCTACGACGGTGCGGCCCGCCTGGAAACACATGCCGCGACTCTTTGGCAGGACACTTCCAATGTCCATGTCGTCGTTGCACCTGTGGTCTCTCTCCCTGTTTCATGCTTGAACTGGTTCTTCGTTGTCCAGACATACTGGCCACCACGAAACTGCGCAGGTTGCCGTCGCTTTCGTACTCCCATCTTCAAGACGCCTTTCACCCACAATCCACAATGCAGTCTCAACAAGACTGCGACTTGGACCGACCTTTCAgccccgaggaggagctcgagaagagCTCGATGCACCGGTCGTCGTCTGCCCCTGACAGCGAgtcctcttcttttctcagcgagagagagatacGGGAGATTCGTTCGAACCATAActcgcgccgccgtcggtggtggtgggtcTCCTTTGTCCTCGTACATGCCGTTCTGCTTTCTGTATACATTGGGAGCCTGCTGTCTCTGCGCGCCCAAGTGAGCAAGTTGCGAAAGTATGGTCCGCAGCTGGCCAACTGTAAGTTTAGTCCGAGTCAAGCTTGGCCCAGGCGAACGGGGCATACTGGGATGAATGGCTAACATGTGCTCCCAAGCCCCCGCGAACGATGGTGTAGAATGGGAACTCCAGAccttcatcaacaacaacaatgaaCAAGGGCCGTTCTCCGGACCTCCGAGAGAGGAGGTGAATCGGAACTGGCACAAAATCATCAATGGCGAGTTCCGCCATTCCCGCCCGCTTAAACTTGCTTGCCTCGAACTTTCCATGGCTGACTGGGCAGCTAGACGAGAACATTGTTTTGGAGCCGGACTATATGAAAAAGCTCGGCCGGGACCAGTTCGGTGTTGCTGTCCCTGACGGTTCGGGGTTCATCGGCACCTTGAACGTGTACCACGAGCTCCATTGCATTGTATGTAACTAGGGGCGGCTCGATCCCCCTCTGCCTGTTCCCGTAGGCGAGCTATCTGACACGCGCTTCACGCTTACAGAAGCGCCTATATCAATACACCTATCCAGAGGTCTACCCGCAGGGCGACACGCCTGCGGAACAAGcaagcagtcgccagcacaaAGGTATGAGCCATGATGACACAGACACACTTCCGCCGTTCATCTCCCTCCACTAGCTATAGAAAGCCGCTTACCTGACACGCCATGGATGTAATAACAGATCACTGCTTGGACTTCCTGCGTCAGTCGGCCATGTGCCACGCCGATGTCGGCGTTATTACGTTCCAGTGGTCGCCCAACAGCCTGCTGCCTGTGGCCAACGCGACGCACCACCAGTGCGCCAACTGGGACAAGCTCGCGAAGTGGACCAAGGCGCGGACCGTTGACATGATGAAACCGGGCTGGCTGGTCCACCCTTCCAAAGGTGAAGTTGCGATACatccaacgccgccgtcgcatTCGTTTTTCACGCATTCAGCTAACAGTCCAACTACAGGCCCGGCTTATCCAAATGGGGAGGATTATCACCATTGAAGCAATGCAGCCGCTATTGGAAGTTTCTTGATTGTTTCCAGCACGGACGGGTATGTTCCGTGTGAAATAGGGATATAAGTAGCCAAGGGGAGTAGGTTGGTCGTTCATCGAAAGTAATTGGCAGATTAAACGCGGTTAATACGCTAAACATGCCAAACATTCGACCCTAGAAGCTGTTCAACAGGCCGATTCATACTACTGGTCTTGATTTGGATCTTCAAAGCAGGGTACAAGTGGATCAAGTTGCCCTGTAAGATTGCCTATTGTGCGTGATGGTACCTGGATAGGATAGCAAATGTTTTAAAAAGAATCCTCCTCGTAGAGTATACGCCCAATATCGGGGGCTTTCTGCAAGATTTCCTGTCGGTTCTCGCTCAGCAGAGCCCCCAGGGCTTGGCCATATTTGGCCAAGCACACCGGAGAGTCCCCCATctttgagagagagaaagtggCTAGTCGACTTAACCTGCTTTCAAGATCGTCTCCAGCCAGTTCGAAACAAACTGGCCACGTGACAGCATTAGGTCGAACAGACACCTTCCAGAGCCATTTCGCGAGACCCAAGAGGAGGTGCAACTGCTGGGAAGTAGGAATTGAAGAAGAGACAAGTAATAAAAGAGCAACATGTTTGCGTAGGGTTGGCCAGCTCTTGATGCGCCTTGACGGGCTACCACTGTGTGCCTATCGCTAGGCGAATTACCTCTCGGCTTCCCGCAGCCACTGGACCACGATAGGACATGATGCATTCAGCTTGGCAGCGAAGAGTCTCAGCTTTGGTGACGGATCAAATCAAAAGTCCCGTAGCCAGCCTGAACGGCCAACCAGCAGTGGTTAGCGGGTGGGTTGAAGTTGCCAAGACAAAAGGTTAGGTGTTTCTAGTTCTCCCCGCATTCATTCTTTGGTCTGTCTTGTTGTATTGATACAGGATGGATACACATGGTTCTAACCACATTTCAGGGGGCAATCCGATGAGGAAGAGCCGTCTGATTAGTGTTTTTGCCCGTCATGCCAAATCCGCTACATACCAAGGATGGTCCCATCGAAAAGCATCCCGGAGCGCCAAGTGCTTGAGCACCGGAAACCACTGCGGCCAGTGTGTTAGTTCCAAGCGCCAGACGAAGCCCACAGGAGGAAAAAAAAGCAGCCTCGGGCATACAACAAGGAAGAACCTACCGGCGTGCCGAGCCCAGTGGCGGCATCCCAGCCCTCCACGGCCGGGAATCCCATGGTACCGCAGCCGCGGTTCGAGCCGATGGTGACATCGCGCAGGCCAGGGAGGGCTGAGCTGTAGAGCCAGGGGTTCAGGAAGCCCAAGGACGGCCGTccctcggccagcagcgcgTCGTTGATGAGGGCAATGACGGCAGCGAAGGTCGGCGCTGACGCGCTCGTGCCATCGAGCAGGTGTGAAGTGCCGTTCCACACAACGGGGAAGTGGtaggccatggcggcgacgtcggggATTCCCCGACCCTGGGGGTTGTATAGGTCGCCGTGTGTGGTGTtcaggccggcgacgtagGCCGCAACGGCCGGCTCCTGGTAGCGGGGCCGGGGGAAGTAGTTACTAAAGCCGCCGCCTAATACGTTGATCGAACCATGCCTTGTTGTCAGCATTCTGATGGGGACGACAAAGACCTGGAGGCATCGTGCGATACCCCCCCTTCAAGGGGCTTTGGCAACTCACCCGTGCTGAATCCGCCCCGCGCGTCGAACCCGGCCATGACGGGGTCAAAGTGCCGCGTGCCCCCGACGGCCGTGACGTAGGGGCAAGAGGCGGGGAAGGCCGGCATGAACCTCG
This window contains:
- a CDS encoding Putative oligopeptide transporter, OPT superfamily; the protein is MHRSQHIELAQGSDADSVSDDDTTAALFDAFVPLEKAPAHNGAVKVVTLRAILLGSLCGALVNASNIYLGLRAGWTSSANMIGAMVGFAVLKRYAAGSTQPFGPHENNIVQTVATASGGMSNVFISGIPALYQLGLLRTPVQDFFRIVSLVAVGGYFGLLSVAPREHSILRARLQTSIQFLHLFANWPGNPVRKLFIEDVARDLDLVFPSSMATAMSIHSMHSAADGEEAARPKLKATIYAFGAAMVLRVISQYAPGLLWEWHVFTWLANANIFRSLAIAAESWGWLIELSPAMMGSGMLVDFKVACSFFAGSVLAWGLLGPYLVEHGIAFGQPVSTSEEGWAGLISYKSMSDDFASVSHPSPRYWLLWPGVICTLAVAFAERGILAGLDLMLTKDIGNRAMLSMASVLESRTDLFQSSQREAHGTAYEIQAEVYDILADQDIQATVENDKEAAKRGPGEEDIATWMWAPGACVLVILAVLLTYWQFDMPLLESVLALVLSFGMSLVAIQATGATDTTPINSISKVSQAVLSGVTQATGGSIIDAQRLNLLGASLTNIGANQGVDLIGDFRVGFLLRTPPRLQYAAQLIGTLVATLVAPSVFVLFATAYPCIIASPSSEGETGARACEFPGPAIAAWRAVAVSASAPTPPVPPSSARFSAGLAVVSVLLVVARRFVVVGAWRGGQRFMPNMMIFALAFTLPSPQTSVSMMLGAVAAKVWRWKGPVGFERNLFAVAAGLVAGEGIGGTVNCVLSILGVGGQRWSLGLGCPAGRC
- a CDS encoding Putative mycotoxin biosynthesis protein UstYa, translating into MTTAFFQKLGQRAWLTKPRAGGDYSSILGGITAAGHRISVDHNSDDGLLEKGHHTAHREAASPRQPLWRNGRFLAFHVILFAIYLFVLSLVANASPPRYPGLPFSPARSVVEYAEKGFDLEDRIQDGSLYTGKPSAQLDKAWHDLLNDENILLEPEYIQHYGRQDTAVEVPEGGRYIGTLNVYHELHCLKRIHHFMYSDHYFPGLSTHQKELNRLHNEHCIDFLRQSAMCHADIGLITYSWHADQRMPIANATSHQCVRWDRLAAWTHERAVDMMKPDWLMHPTMGPAYPDGQGDSLGAAESPHLGHEHSGH
- a CDS encoding Putative peptidase S53, activation domain, peptidase S8, subtilisin, Ser-active, Sedolisin yields the protein MLLSIASRLIVTVLWCYLHSPFIPTVSARSTQNPIKERHEVPRGWHLVARAPKDGRISLHIGLQPESSGQLERHLDEISDPFHERFRHYLSADQVKELMRPSEETIDAIHDWLVECGISAHSFKFSTGKDWVIVPDLTIAAAERLLQTSYHVYRNGDQELVRAAEWSLPLHLHDRIDIVHPTTSFFTTKSPRQGRRSDDKVNASTPSSLNDAAEAVDDGVAAAEGVDLSNPPIDLTPEQACNTSAVAPICLRALYGTLGYTAQAPETNSMGLSNYWGEFNNRSDIRLYLENHRPEAADAADEFATVNFNGAVNQQEPATQSQLDIRQGREGNLDAQVMLSIGYPTRLVTYSTGGPLPPYNPDPSFPENTNEPFLAWLQHVIAQPELPAVISTSYADTEYTVPPSYARRVCNGFAQLGARGVTVVFGSGDWGVGAPGTCHAPNGTALRFVARFPESCPYGTSVAATRGINPQRVAYNERNGFVSGGGFSEYFSRPSYQDHAVSSYIARLGGKHDGLYNPHGRAYPDVAAMGYRIMTIWNGTTRVVDGTSASAPIFAAVVALVNDALVAEGKPTLGFLNPWLYAGGGAKAFRDITVGSATGCDTDGFPAVEGWDAASGFGTPWFPDFKQHALQWGFRSIRPWYITDR
- a CDS encoding Putative mycotoxin biosynthesis protein UstYa, which codes for MQSQQDCDLDRPFSPEEELEKSSMHRSSSAPDSESSSFLSEREIREIRSNHNSRRRRWWWVSFVLVHAVLLSVYIGSLLSLRAQVSKLRKYGPQLANSPANDGVEWELQTFINNNNEQGPFSGPPREELDENIVLEPDYMKKLGRDQFGVAVPDGSGFIGTLNVYHELHCIKRLYQYTYPEVYPQGDTPAEQASSRQHKDHCLDFLRQSAMCHADVGVITFQWSPNSLLPVANATHHQCANWDKLAKWTKARTVDMMKPGWLVHPSKGPAYPNGEDYHH